A genomic stretch from Candidatus Brocadiia bacterium includes:
- a CDS encoding riboflavin synthase yields the protein MFTGIIECLGKISRFKHTGKMLHLVIDAGAAAKSSKEGDSIAVNGVCLTITKKEGSQLHFDAVAETLKRSSLGALRTGADVNLERAIKAGEPFGGHFVQGHVDAVGKLVAKDKKGGSWLMTFSAPRNFGRFLLEKGSVAIDGISLTITAIRPGSFSVSIIPHTLKHTTLGKKTVGDTVNLEGDMLGKWVTQAVDARRKGSYGDEGF from the coding sequence ATGTTTACCGGAATTATCGAATGCCTGGGTAAAATCAGCCGGTTCAAGCACACCGGCAAGATGCTCCATCTGGTCATTGACGCCGGCGCCGCCGCCAAGTCATCCAAAGAAGGCGACAGCATCGCCGTCAACGGCGTCTGCCTGACCATCACCAAAAAGGAAGGCTCCCAGCTTCATTTTGACGCCGTAGCCGAAACGCTCAAACGCTCCAGCCTGGGCGCGCTCAGAACAGGAGCTGATGTAAACCTGGAGCGGGCCATCAAGGCCGGCGAACCGTTCGGCGGGCACTTCGTCCAGGGGCACGTCGATGCCGTCGGCAAGCTCGTGGCCAAAGATAAAAAAGGCGGTTCCTGGCTGATGACATTCTCCGCGCCCCGCAACTTCGGCAGGTTCCTGCTGGAAAAAGGCTCGGTAGCCATAGACGGCATCAGCCTGACCATCACGGCCATAAGGCCAGGAAGCTTCAGCGTATCAATCATCCCCCACACGCTCAAACACACCACCCTGGGCAAAAAGACCGTCGGAGATACGGTCAACCTCGAAGGCGATATGCTCGGCAAATGGGTCACCCAGGCCGTGGACGCCCGCCGCAAAGGCTCCTATGGGGATGAGGGATTTTAG
- a CDS encoding tetratricopeptide repeat protein has product MKQLVIALLIGLAVFGIIPACSSTPTPEEARTKYHKYLATQEPKPNPEEADAYYNKGLEKYNQGDWNSAITNYNKAIELNPNNFLAYNDRGSAYYKKGEFDRAMADYNKAIELNPNHTNAYNNRGSVYNKKGNLDLAIADYTKAIELNLNDADAYYNRGLAYDKKGILDKAMIDWAKAIELDPKNAEAYYNLGSAHEDKGNFGQAMDNYNKAIELNPNYAKPYNNLGNIFDNNGDIDLAMVHWSKAIELDPKYDAAYYNRGIAYYKKGSLDQAIADWTKAIEINPKHIMSYAGRTFAYDAKKDYKEAIADAEMFIKLAPEHPKTPTMRRFIEDWKKMLAEQEKK; this is encoded by the coding sequence ATGAAGCAGTTAGTAATCGCATTATTAATCGGGCTGGCCGTGTTCGGCATCATCCCGGCCTGTTCTTCAACCCCAACCCCGGAAGAAGCCAGAACCAAATACCATAAATATCTCGCTACCCAGGAACCAAAACCAAACCCCGAAGAAGCCGATGCTTATTACAATAAAGGATTAGAAAAATATAATCAAGGTGACTGGAACAGTGCTATTACTAATTATAATAAGGCGATAGAACTGAACCCCAATAACTTCCTGGCATACAACGACCGCGGCAGCGCTTATTATAAAAAAGGTGAGTTCGACCGTGCTATGGCTGATTATAATAAGGCAATAGAACTAAATCCAAATCACACTAATGCTTACAACAACCGCGGTAGTGTCTACAACAAAAAAGGCAATCTTGATCTGGCTATCGCTGATTATACTAAGGCAATAGAACTAAATCTAAATGATGCTGATGCTTACTATAATCGAGGACTTGCCTATGACAAGAAAGGCATTCTTGACAAAGCTATGATTGATTGGGCCAAGGCAATAGAGTTGGACCCAAAAAATGCTGAGGCTTACTACAATCTAGGTTCAGCACACGAAGATAAGGGCAACTTTGGCCAGGCTATGGATAATTATAATAAAGCAATAGAACTCAATCCAAACTACGCTAAGCCTTACAACAACCTTGGTAATATCTTCGACAATAACGGCGATATTGACCTAGCTATGGTTCATTGGTCGAAGGCAATAGAGTTAGACCCAAAATATGATGCGGCTTATTACAACCGCGGCATTGCCTACTATAAGAAAGGTAGTCTTGACCAAGCTATCGCTGATTGGACTAAAGCGATAGAAATAAATCCAAAACATATTATGTCTTATGCCGGTCGTACTTTTGCGTATGATGCAAAGAAGGATTATAAAGAAGCAATAGCCGATGCAGAGATGTTCATCAAACTGGCGCCTGAACATCCCAAGACTCCAACAATGCGCAGATTTATAGAGGACTGGAAAAAGATGCTGGCCGAGCAGGAAAAGAAATAA
- a CDS encoding fibronectin type III domain-containing protein — translation MSKVRLNLSRLPIPAKIEFADRVVAQMTGNPNFTTPNPALADITAKKSALETAYNGALIARQAAKAATELMADCEKALDSALAMEALYVENASGGDLQKIISAGMNVKDPSAPIGALPAPADLSATAGDEDGRIDLNWEPVRGAKSYAIEMTTDPNVPESWVPKKNSTESFASIKGLTSGTKYWFRVAAVGAAGQGPSSDPATKYAP, via the coding sequence ATGTCAAAAGTTAGATTGAATTTGTCACGTCTGCCCATACCGGCCAAGATTGAATTCGCGGACCGGGTGGTGGCTCAGATGACCGGCAACCCGAATTTCACCACGCCGAACCCGGCTCTGGCCGATATTACGGCTAAAAAGTCCGCCCTGGAAACGGCTTATAACGGGGCGCTTATCGCGCGCCAGGCGGCTAAAGCGGCGACGGAGTTGATGGCTGACTGTGAAAAGGCGCTGGACAGCGCCTTGGCGATGGAGGCGCTTTATGTGGAAAACGCTTCCGGCGGCGATTTGCAGAAAATCATCTCGGCCGGGATGAATGTCAAGGACCCGTCTGCGCCGATCGGGGCTTTGCCGGCGCCGGCGGACTTGTCCGCCACGGCTGGCGATGAGGACGGTCGGATTGACCTTAACTGGGAGCCGGTCCGGGGCGCCAAGAGTTACGCCATCGAGATGACTACCGACCCGAACGTGCCGGAAAGCTGGGTGCCTAAGAAGAATTCGACCGAGTCCTTTGCCAGCATCAAAGGGCTGACCAGCGGGACTAAGTATTGGTTCCGGGTGGCCGCGGTGGGCGCGGCCGGACAGGGCCCGTCCAGCGACCCGGCTACCAAGTACGCGCCGTAG
- a CDS encoding MlaD family protein, with the protein MQRNIKKEFQLGTLLIVALIFLAFVTITISKMEIFSKKQYIKAIFEEVQGLKRGDSVRVSGVAMGQVDRMKYLSDTRVRVVLRLDNPIIIWEDYEVGVAESSMLGGYFISINPGSPSKKEVNLREPLKGTVIKPGLGVLGDVLAANKDEVKELLGNATKIFRDASNGKGTLGKLIKDETLYDNLKDSTDSIKNLLKNAEEGKGTVGKLLKEEKLYNDIDEVVKSLKDSADSLNRTLKHIEEGKGPIGKAIYDEKLSGQLTEAGDSINKILSPVVRTKVYAGAEGKYFLDSKATISKLYVRIEPHPSRYFLIGGSFLSFDKSGIVDYKDKADNRNQTFVKVDLLTAYKFLDDKLTVRLGLFEGKFGGGLDWQLPISTSFISQVTLTAEGRDAYSSLKRERIDENLRSAMGRAYVTVGFGRHIKAFAGTSRLFNKDSEFVGGLCFEYLDEDIRNFITLVGLSR; encoded by the coding sequence ATGCAACGCAATATTAAAAAAGAATTCCAGTTAGGCACGCTTTTAATAGTCGCCTTGATATTCCTGGCATTTGTGACTATCACCATCAGCAAGATGGAGATATTCTCCAAAAAACAGTATATTAAGGCTATATTCGAAGAGGTTCAGGGCCTGAAAAGAGGTGATAGCGTCCGGGTTTCCGGCGTGGCTATGGGCCAGGTGGACCGGATGAAATACCTGTCCGACACCCGGGTCCGGGTGGTGCTCAGATTAGACAACCCGATTATTATCTGGGAGGATTATGAAGTCGGCGTAGCCGAATCGAGTATGCTGGGTGGTTATTTTATCTCGATCAACCCCGGCTCGCCCAGCAAGAAAGAAGTTAACCTCAGGGAGCCGCTCAAGGGCACCGTTATAAAGCCGGGCCTGGGCGTGCTGGGCGACGTGCTGGCCGCCAACAAGGACGAGGTCAAGGAGTTGTTGGGCAACGCAACAAAGATATTCCGGGACGCTTCCAACGGTAAGGGTACTTTGGGTAAACTTATCAAAGACGAGACTTTATACGATAACCTCAAGGACTCGACCGATTCAATAAAGAACCTCTTAAAGAACGCCGAAGAAGGCAAGGGCACGGTCGGCAAGCTCTTAAAAGAAGAAAAACTCTATAACGATATTGACGAAGTGGTCAAGAGCCTCAAGGACTCGGCCGACTCGCTTAACCGGACGCTCAAGCACATAGAAGAAGGCAAAGGCCCCATCGGCAAGGCCATATACGATGAGAAGCTTTCCGGCCAGCTGACCGAAGCGGGTGATTCCATTAATAAGATACTTTCACCGGTGGTCCGGACCAAGGTTTACGCCGGCGCCGAGGGCAAATACTTCCTCGATTCCAAAGCCACCATATCCAAGCTTTATGTCCGGATAGAGCCGCACCCGAGCCGGTATTTCCTGATAGGCGGCTCATTTCTGTCATTTGACAAGAGCGGCATTGTTGACTATAAAGACAAGGCCGATAACCGCAACCAGACCTTCGTCAAGGTTGATTTATTGACCGCCTACAAATTCTTGGACGACAAGCTGACGGTCCGGCTGGGGTTATTCGAAGGCAAATTCGGCGGCGGGCTGGACTGGCAACTGCCCATCAGCACCAGTTTCATCTCGCAAGTGACCCTGACCGCCGAAGGCCGCGACGCCTATAGCAGTCTCAAGCGTGAACGGATAGACGAAAACCTCAGGTCGGCCATGGGCCGGGCCTATGTCACGGTCGGGTTCGGCCGCCACATCAAGGCCTTTGCCGGCACCAGCCGCCTGTTCAACAAAGACTCCGAATTCGTGGGCGGGCTGTGCTTCGAGTACCTGGACGAAGATATCCGGAATTTCATCACGCTGGTCGGCTTGTCCCGGTAG
- a CDS encoding ABC transporter ATP-binding protein translates to MIEFIDIHKSLGGNEVLAGLNLKIKEGETCVILGRSGCGKSVTLKHMVGLLKPDSGRVDVDGEDITDFSEEQLNPVRKKFGFLFQSGALLNSLNVGDNIGLPLREHNEMPEPDIKKRVAEVLGLLGLSKLEEVMPADLSGGMRKRVALARSIVRKPKIILYDEPTTGLDPIMSNVINRLIIEMRQKLKVTSIVVTHDMKSTFMVADHIALLYQGKIIREGTPDYFRNYKDPFIKQFVEGEADGPMA, encoded by the coding sequence ATGATTGAATTTATTGATATCCATAAAAGCCTTGGCGGCAACGAAGTTCTTGCCGGGCTTAATCTCAAGATAAAAGAAGGCGAGACTTGCGTCATTCTTGGCCGGAGCGGTTGCGGCAAGAGCGTTACCCTTAAGCACATGGTTGGTCTGCTCAAGCCGGACAGCGGCCGGGTCGACGTGGACGGCGAGGACATCACCGATTTCTCAGAAGAACAGCTCAACCCGGTCCGGAAGAAGTTCGGGTTTCTTTTTCAGAGCGGGGCACTTCTTAATTCACTCAATGTCGGCGATAATATCGGATTGCCTTTGCGCGAGCACAACGAAATGCCAGAGCCGGATATAAAAAAGCGCGTGGCCGAGGTGCTTGGACTTCTGGGTTTAAGTAAACTGGAAGAAGTGATGCCGGCCGACCTGAGCGGCGGTATGAGAAAGCGCGTGGCGCTGGCCCGGTCCATCGTGCGCAAGCCCAAGATTATCCTTTACGACGAGCCGACCACCGGGCTGGACCCGATTATGTCCAACGTGATTAACCGATTGATTATTGAGATGCGCCAGAAGCTCAAGGTTACCTCCATTGTGGTGACGCACGATATGAAAAGCACCTTTATGGTGGCCGACCATATCGCCTTGCTTTATCAGGGCAAGATTATCCGCGAGGGCACGCCGGACTATTTCCGTAATTATAAAGACCCTTTTATCAAGCAGTTTGTTGAAGGCGAAGCCGACGGCCCGATGGCTTGA
- the ahcY gene encoding adenosylhomocysteinase: MKYDVKDVKLASKGKNRIEWAEKHMPVVREIRKRFAKEQPLKGKKIAACLHVTSETANLVRTLKAGGADVYLSASNPLSTQDDVAASIAKDYGISVFAIRGASRDLYYKHIKATLNIEPNITIDDGADLVTLVLTQYQYLADNLIGGMEETTTGVIRLRSMEREGKLLYPMFAVNDAETKYLFDNRYGTGQSTVDGIIRATNILFAGKVIVAGGYGWCGRGFAMRARGLGARVIITEVNPLRAIEANMDGFEVMPMKQAARIGDIFCTLTGDVNVIRGEHFKLMKDGALVCNSGHFNVELNLVELAKMSRQIKKDIRPNVEQYILKNGKNIFVLGQGRLVNLACAEGHPATVMDMSFATQSLMSEYVVKHASEFTPKVYEIPESIENWIASLKLATLGVKIDKLTPEQVKYLSSWSEGT, translated from the coding sequence ATGAAATACGATGTTAAAGATGTTAAATTGGCGTCGAAAGGCAAGAACCGGATTGAATGGGCTGAAAAACATATGCCGGTGGTCAGGGAGATACGCAAGCGCTTTGCCAAGGAGCAACCGCTCAAAGGCAAGAAGATAGCCGCTTGCTTGCATGTCACCTCGGAAACAGCCAACCTGGTTCGTACCCTCAAAGCCGGCGGAGCCGACGTATATCTATCCGCTTCCAACCCGCTTTCCACCCAGGACGATGTGGCCGCATCGATTGCCAAGGATTACGGCATTTCCGTATTCGCCATCAGGGGCGCTTCGCGCGATCTGTATTATAAGCATATCAAGGCTACTCTTAACATCGAACCTAATATTACCATTGACGATGGAGCCGACCTGGTTACGCTGGTACTGACCCAATATCAGTACCTGGCTGATAATTTAATAGGCGGTATGGAAGAGACCACTACCGGTGTTATCAGATTAAGGTCTATGGAACGCGAAGGCAAACTGTTATACCCCATGTTCGCGGTTAACGACGCCGAGACCAAATACCTGTTTGATAATCGCTACGGTACCGGCCAATCCACCGTAGACGGCATTATCCGCGCCACCAATATCCTGTTTGCCGGCAAGGTGATTGTCGCCGGCGGTTACGGCTGGTGCGGCCGCGGATTCGCCATGCGCGCCCGTGGACTGGGAGCCCGGGTTATTATCACCGAGGTCAACCCCTTAAGGGCGATAGAGGCCAATATGGACGGGTTCGAGGTTATGCCCATGAAACAGGCCGCCCGAATCGGCGACATATTCTGCACCCTGACCGGCGACGTCAACGTTATCCGCGGCGAGCATTTCAAACTGATGAAAGACGGCGCGTTGGTCTGTAATTCCGGCCACTTCAACGTGGAGCTCAACCTGGTCGAGCTGGCCAAGATGTCGCGCCAGATTAAGAAAGACATCCGGCCTAATGTGGAGCAATATATACTCAAAAACGGCAAGAACATATTCGTGCTCGGACAGGGCCGGTTAGTCAATCTGGCCTGCGCCGAAGGTCACCCGGCCACGGTTATGGATATGAGCTTTGCCACACAATCATTGATGTCCGAATACGTCGTCAAGCACGCTTCGGAATTTACGCCCAAGGTTTACGAAATTCCCGAAAGCATAGAGAACTGGATTGCCAGCCTGAAACTGGCTACTCTGGGCGTCAAGATAGATAAACTCACGCCGGAACAGGTTAAGTATCTATCCAGCTGGTCGGAGGGGACGTAG
- the metK gene encoding methionine adenosyltransferase codes for MRRYEREFTSEAVCMGHPDKVCDQISDAILDAIMAKDPYGRVACETLVKTGLTIVAGEVTTKCYVEIPDIVRQTIKEIGYTDAKMGFDYETCAVLTCIQKQSPDIAMGVDENNKRHKKLGAGDQGIMFGYACRETPELMPMPITLARKIVNKAAELRQNGVMKYLRPDGKAQITLDYEKEYPVRVNTIIVSLQHSPDVSQAKIRRDILEKIIKPVIPERLLDKDTRILTNPTGRFVLGGPYADAGLTGRKIVIDTYGSMGTHGGGAFSGKDPTKVDRSAAYMARYVAKNIVASGLADRCEVQFAYSIGVAEPVTVDVETFHTAKIKESKIIDLVRKNFDLTPGGIIKKLNLRRPIYKQTARYGHFGRELPDYTWEKTDMVATLKKAL; via the coding sequence ATGAGGCGTTATGAACGCGAGTTTACCTCGGAAGCAGTTTGCATGGGCCATCCGGACAAGGTGTGCGACCAGATTTCAGACGCTATTTTAGACGCGATTATGGCCAAGGACCCGTACGGCCGGGTGGCTTGCGAGACCCTGGTTAAGACCGGCCTGACCATCGTGGCCGGTGAAGTTACCACCAAATGCTATGTTGAAATTCCCGATATCGTTCGCCAGACCATCAAGGAAATAGGTTATACCGACGCCAAGATGGGTTTTGATTATGAGACCTGCGCGGTGCTGACCTGCATCCAAAAGCAATCACCGGATATCGCCATGGGTGTGGATGAGAATAACAAGCGCCACAAGAAGCTGGGCGCCGGCGACCAAGGCATTATGTTCGGTTACGCCTGCCGCGAGACCCCGGAACTGATGCCTATGCCCATTACCCTGGCCCGCAAGATAGTCAACAAGGCGGCCGAACTGAGGCAGAATGGCGTGATGAAATACCTCAGGCCGGACGGCAAGGCCCAGATTACGCTGGACTACGAAAAGGAATACCCGGTCCGGGTTAATACTATCATCGTTTCGTTACAGCATAGCCCTGATGTCAGCCAGGCCAAAATCAGGCGCGACATCCTGGAAAAGATAATCAAGCCGGTCATACCGGAACGTTTACTTGACAAGGACACCAGGATACTGACCAACCCGACCGGGCGCTTTGTCCTGGGCGGTCCGTATGCCGATGCCGGCCTGACCGGACGCAAGATAGTCATCGATACCTACGGCAGCATGGGTACGCACGGCGGCGGGGCGTTCTCCGGCAAGGACCCGACCAAGGTGGACCGGAGCGCGGCTTATATGGCACGCTACGTGGCCAAGAACATCGTGGCTTCCGGGTTAGCCGACCGCTGCGAAGTCCAGTTCGCTTATTCCATCGGCGTGGCCGAACCGGTCACGGTTGATGTGGAAACATTCCATACCGCCAAGATTAAAGAATCAAAGATTATAGATCTGGTTCGCAAGAACTTCGACCTGACCCCGGGTGGGATTATCAAGAAGCTCAACCTCAGGCGGCCGATATACAAACAGACGGCCCGTTACGGTCATTTCGGCAGGGAACTGCCCGACTATACCTGGGAAAAGACCGATATGGTCGCAACCCTGAAGAAAGCACTTTAA
- a CDS encoding 3-deoxy-D-manno-octulosonic acid transferase translates to MRFVLDIIYLLAMIVALPYYLFRFATSAYYRVGLLERFGFIKSVESVATVWLHGASIGEINACEKLIPLLQAQLPNHQLVISTLTPSAQALVKKKYPDIRSFFFPLDLSCVCTKVLKRVNPKLVILMEQEFWPNFIMACGRRNVPMILLNGRITEHTLARYNLLRWLFKPVLNRLKYLCVQNEDYRIRFESLGVMPIKIQVTGNMKYDSLGLVDETETRAHYRNLYNIKFEELVIIGGSTHSPEEEMLLDAYIKLTKGHDNLRLILAPRHTFRFDEVEALVKSKGLVAARHNRLISEIRPAIRQDFAHAQQSAVSNNDEVILLDTMGELAKVYAAGDVVFVGGSLVPRGGQSILEPAALGKPIVAGPSMYNFSIPAKALQDTGGLRTVNNSEELYKALDNIITDPGLRSDMGRNARQAIADQQGASNKNIEIVKNTLGIYDKH, encoded by the coding sequence ATGCGCTTTGTATTAGACATCATATACCTGCTGGCGATGATAGTCGCCCTGCCATATTACCTGTTCCGTTTCGCCACCTCGGCGTACTATAGAGTAGGTCTTTTAGAGAGATTTGGATTTATTAAATCTGTGGAATCTGTGGCTACGGTCTGGCTGCACGGGGCGTCGATAGGGGAGATCAATGCCTGCGAGAAGTTGATACCATTGTTGCAGGCGCAGCTGCCGAATCACCAGCTGGTTATCTCTACGTTGACGCCGTCGGCCCAGGCGCTGGTCAAGAAGAAATACCCTGATATCCGTTCCTTTTTCTTTCCGCTGGACCTGTCCTGCGTCTGCACCAAGGTGCTCAAGCGCGTCAACCCGAAACTGGTCATCCTGATGGAGCAGGAGTTTTGGCCCAACTTCATCATGGCCTGCGGCCGGCGTAATGTCCCAATGATACTTCTTAACGGACGGATTACCGAGCATACCCTGGCCCGTTATAATCTTTTGAGATGGCTTTTCAAGCCGGTGCTTAACAGGCTCAAATACCTGTGCGTCCAGAACGAGGACTACCGCATCCGTTTTGAGTCCTTGGGCGTGATGCCCATAAAAATCCAGGTCACCGGCAATATGAAATACGATTCGCTGGGTTTGGTGGATGAGACTGAGACAAGGGCCCATTACCGCAACTTGTATAATATCAAGTTTGAGGAGTTAGTTATTATCGGTGGGAGCACTCACTCTCCGGAAGAGGAGATGCTCCTGGACGCTTACATAAAACTGACTAAAGGCCACGATAACCTGCGCTTAATCCTGGCGCCGCGCCATACGTTCAGGTTTGACGAGGTGGAAGCATTGGTTAAATCAAAGGGGTTAGTTGCTGCACGCCATAATAGATTAATATCTGAAATCCGTCCCGCCATACGGCAGGATTTCGCTCACGCTCAACAATCCGCAGTTAGCAATAATGATGAGGTTATCCTTCTTGACACGATGGGCGAACTGGCCAAGGTATACGCGGCTGGGGATGTGGTTTTTGTAGGCGGAAGTCTGGTGCCCCGGGGCGGACAGAGCATCCTGGAGCCGGCCGCGCTGGGCAAGCCGATTGTCGCCGGGCCGTCTATGTATAATTTCAGTATCCCGGCTAAGGCGTTGCAGGATACGGGCGGGCTCAGGACAGTCAATAATTCTGAAGAGCTTTATAAAGCCCTGGATAATATCATAACTGACCCGGGGCTCAGGTCTGATATGGGACGGAATGCCAGGCAGGCCATTGCCGACCAGCAGGGAGCTAGTAACAAGAATATTGAGATTGTCAAAAATACCCTGGGCATTTATGATAAGCACTAA
- the secA gene encoding preprotein translocase subunit SecA — MELENIGNGIMNALKSVFGSRNERIIRSLQPIVAQINSLERQVQGLSDAQLSEQTVKLRERLKNGIFLDEILPEAFATVREASRRITKMRHFDVQLIGGIVLHQGRIAEMATGEGKTLVATLSAYLNALAGKGVHIVTVNDYLARRDRDWMGPIFEMLGLKVGVIQNAMGPDERRAAYACDITYGTNNEFGFDYLRDNMRVRISDQVQRKHFYAIVDEVDSILIDEARTPLIISGPSEESTDKYYKAEQVASRLVKDSDYTVKEKENAVILTDVGILRAQELVGVDSFYTGDNMEWPHHVEQALRAKELYKHDKEYIVKDGDVVIVDEFTGRLMPGRRWSDGLHQAIEAKEHLKIKEENQTLATITLQNYFKMYSKLSGMTGTAATEAMEFFNIYKLEVATIPTNKPLIRATNPDMVFRTEKEKFNAIADEISGVHETGRPILVGTTSIANSERVSEMLNRRGIKHEVLNAKHHEREAQIVAKAGQKDMVTIATNMAGRGTDIILGEGVAKLGGLHILGTERHEARRIDNQLRGRAGRQGDPGSSQFILSLEDSILRLFAPQWVSTILLKLGMEEGQPIESRMVSNAIEKAQKRMEAHNFDIRKQLLDYDKVMNEQRTIIYGQRQKIIEGQEVKDTIQRMVEDVCQNAIDKFLPEGAQRKDWDYSGMALYLKRKLGKEFPEHIEKLITDKDAEEVESIVIKEVNRIYQEREQALGGEYMLNVARYVLLDKIDEKWKNHLYTMDYLRSGIGLQSYAQIDPKIAYKREGYKAFDEMLNSIKEEVADLVFKIEPMKDMEERLAALWKITSESHPEVGSFETAKKRPNEQAADNIAGDEKPVPIKVEKQIGRNDPCPCGSGKKYKKCCGTRA, encoded by the coding sequence ATGGAACTAGAAAATATCGGTAATGGCATAATGAATGCGCTCAAGAGCGTGTTCGGCTCGCGCAACGAGCGCATCATCCGCTCGCTCCAGCCCATCGTGGCACAGATAAACTCGCTGGAACGGCAGGTCCAGGGTCTGTCCGACGCCCAGCTGTCCGAACAGACGGTCAAACTGCGCGAGCGGCTCAAGAACGGCATTTTTCTGGATGAGATTCTGCCCGAGGCGTTCGCTACGGTGCGCGAGGCGTCCCGGCGTATCACCAAGATGCGCCACTTTGACGTCCAGCTCATCGGCGGCATAGTGCTACATCAGGGCCGGATTGCCGAGATGGCCACCGGCGAAGGCAAGACACTGGTAGCCACGCTGTCGGCCTATCTCAACGCGCTGGCCGGTAAGGGCGTGCATATCGTCACGGTAAACGATTATCTGGCCCGGCGCGACCGCGACTGGATGGGCCCGATATTCGAGATGCTCGGGCTAAAGGTCGGCGTCATCCAGAACGCCATGGGTCCGGACGAACGCCGCGCCGCCTACGCCTGCGACATCACGTACGGCACCAATAACGAGTTCGGCTTCGATTACCTCAGGGACAATATGCGCGTCCGCATTTCCGACCAGGTCCAGCGCAAGCATTTTTACGCCATCGTTGACGAGGTTGACAGTATTCTTATCGATGAGGCGCGGACGCCGCTGATTATTTCCGGCCCGTCCGAGGAATCCACCGACAAATATTACAAGGCCGAACAAGTCGCTTCCCGGCTGGTCAAGGACAGCGATTATACCGTCAAGGAAAAGGAAAACGCCGTTATCCTGACCGATGTGGGCATCCTCAGGGCGCAGGAGTTGGTCGGGGTGGACAGCTTTTATACCGGAGATAATATGGAATGGCCGCACCACGTGGAGCAGGCGCTCCGGGCCAAGGAATTATACAAGCACGACAAGGAATACATCGTCAAGGACGGCGATGTGGTCATCGTCGATGAGTTTACCGGACGTCTGATGCCCGGCCGGCGCTGGAGCGACGGACTGCATCAGGCCATCGAGGCCAAGGAACACCTCAAGATAAAAGAGGAAAACCAGACCCTGGCCACCATCACCCTGCAGAATTATTTCAAGATGTACTCCAAGCTGTCCGGCATGACCGGCACCGCCGCCACCGAGGCGATGGAGTTCTTTAATATTTACAAGCTGGAGGTGGCCACCATCCCGACCAACAAGCCGCTTATCCGGGCGACCAATCCTGATATGGTCTTCCGGACCGAGAAGGAAAAGTTCAACGCCATCGCCGATGAGATATCCGGCGTCCACGAAACCGGGCGTCCCATCCTGGTCGGCACTACTTCGATAGCCAACTCCGAGCGTGTCAGCGAGATGCTCAACCGCCGCGGCATAAAGCACGAGGTCTTAAACGCCAAGCACCACGAACGCGAGGCGCAGATAGTCGCCAAAGCCGGGCAGAAAGATATGGTCACCATCGCCACCAACATGGCCGGCCGGGGCACGGATATTATCCTGGGCGAAGGCGTGGCCAAGCTGGGCGGTTTGCACATATTGGGCACCGAGCGGCACGAGGCGCGCCGGATAGACAATCAGCTCCGAGGCCGGGCCGGGCGGCAGGGCGACCCGGGCTCGTCTCAGTTCATCCTGTCGCTGGAAGATAGCATCCTGCGTCTGTTCGCGCCGCAGTGGGTTTCAACCATACTGCTCAAACTGGGTATGGAAGAAGGCCAGCCCATCGAAAGCCGGATGGTCTCCAACGCCATCGAAAAGGCGCAGAAGCGCATGGAGGCTCATAACTTCGACATCCGCAAACAGCTTCTCGATTACGACAAGGTCATGAACGAGCAGCGCACTATTATATACGGCCAGCGCCAGAAGATTATCGAAGGCCAGGAAGTCAAAGATACCATCCAGCGGATGGTTGAAGACGTCTGCCAGAACGCCATAGACAAATTCCTGCCCGAGGGCGCGCAACGCAAGGATTGGGATTACAGCGGGATGGCGCTTTATCTCAAGCGCAAGCTGGGCAAGGAATTCCCGGAGCATATCGAGAAGCTCATCACCGACAAGGACGCCGAAGAGGTCGAATCCATTGTTATCAAAGAGGTTAACCGCATCTACCAGGAACGCGAGCAAGCACTGGGCGGTGAATATATGCTCAACGTGGCCCGCTATGTCCTGCTGGACAAGATAGACGAAAAGTGGAAGAACCACTTATATACAATGGACTACCTCAGGAGCGGTATCGGCCTGCAGAGTTACGCCCAGATAGACCCCAAGATAGCCTACAAGCGCGAGGGCTATAAGGCCTTTGACGAGATGCTCAATTCCATCAAGGAAGAAGTGGCTGATCTGGTCTTCAAGATAGAGCCGATGAAGGATATGGAAGAGCGGCTGGCCGCGCTCTGGAAAATCACCTCGGAGTCGCATCCGGAGGTAGGCAGTTTCGAGACCGCCAAGAAACGGCCCAATGAACAGGCCGCCGACAATATTGCCGGAGACGAAAAGCCCGTGCCTATAAAAGTGGAAAAGCAAATCGGACGCAACGACCCCTGCCCCTGCGGCAGCGGCAAGAAATATAAGAAATGCTGCGGCACACGCGCATAA